The Toxoplasma gondii ME49 chromosome XII, whole genome shotgun sequence genome includes a region encoding these proteins:
- a CDS encoding pentatricopeptide repeat domain-containing protein (encoded by transcript TGME49_250760~Predicted trans-membrane domain (TMHMM2.0):287-310:316-336) yields the protein MPTSLSGGVFWSKLVQRTPAAAASTAPAASSEASPALKPAFLPADQAGRSTRASQSGALTAPHSSRKGASLTASTGGGRDQSFFWPVFGGSPLQISGVLIPYYICPLLPNFPNATFYSYDGCFEAGAEGRSKERTLANSPRQSLGFEDDACGSIASSHFWAPETVHPLGLADVTPRRAEVFQPGCPNGQLFGSEADLSRFAPVYHQAPLEGCARAPVFGVHAGQPEAALDSSAHSAALLANAAPAAREPEAVGPKPETKRRLSPSFHGRRGSLTYFFHHCVPRRVQHLLQWSIPNFLVLFIFACVLPACLKYRAPIAIDFAIVGLFLSSVWGFIAIKSDAASKIARRSQEKDGPGEKELKLQEKKCRLRPCATPAVRVETVRKVGEKTERRNSPKKDVATLEATHETRTECLLVKPEKQTTAYQEASDQPAVDDDESKQVRSASDDLALSPTTNSVLDKDEQSPEEDGQTLSAPCASTLETSEAAVEEPASVEDEEPSPGCDSADPEIREPGSKQPGGSLPQDGQTERAVEQKIETFSSALVEREREDVTVTSCAGGETVANASQCPEDHSDLSLLNKEEDAANIATRLAETLQSLPAISECTESQTEDQDPESSGDASFVVEAESAARVAPEASAASQVVFAGEEVVDSLDSELAALAEISAEVEECGENAEEGEAEESCVLETDPSAEAREKELISDLASPFWASPPALTARQPRCTAKKAVSFSPWNEERPTEAGEATEAAREVELGLAAQSGSELGKSPEAERAGEEAEPDFGDGLQRSHRAALSPALALLYDEDVSVSEEILSCQSLTDVSLMSRSPSTCDGNERALSRPTASLDLRARGETFIAGLPETRDEVDVERDSSSSKRIATPMHIGVDVDEGGIAGNVKSFCSHASLASSFLLESEDDRSDQASGVNGCLEATFESEEPPLHTTFMAEQLRLPLAALTEGSELVAQEPEVEKVLWKVEDTQNTTAEDCAFSSVSSNASLFRSQSPETRIAGAPAPAPGAPSLCLPVAAFPGFAGTEAPFPFVASVPNGVRDSRLAFGVGSIERLLRVEDETKQSGPPGLRGFPAGHSETASEANFPFGRFISESLSFSPTVSFGSGPLGFQSAPACGLNIEELLDLDSLDAQDRDDVRQLKKQLGHESDDAAIPQAATPFVLPDDPAGSASRAGAPAFPPPPPLRAPRATAAPPENCRASSGPQRPHAASLRAPPPPVSPPQDEEAPPPATVTSQPNSSKQRIALQHYMALVRECHRTKDSRGAIRVLGRLQAEGRVAADTQLLNYVLMVCVSANDRVMTGQLFKFMETTGCADLVTYNTLVKSFTANGELHAAEQVLARMEGRENTLEAELSGAHLGMGFEGKSENGVLNRPKISPDEVTFNLLVNAAVSAGDPDKAWEYIDRIKKANLRPDKFTISSIIKSLQPGQNEQHTRRAFELMDQIDACEDLVLLSTCIDACARLGDLDRLATLLARFEDSDLKPNAHAYGTLIKAYGKLGNVTRVWELWMEQQRSGIEASNYTLGCMIDCLASNGLMNEAVDLFGKSVAAGSADAVLFSILVKGLARFRNRGLEVALGAYRRLKESDNSAAVTPASKPAAGSRAPTGGPSCGVDGSRESRRRGGSKRPVGGEKGDKAGAARDGDGEEHSCYLKALNTISFNSLLHLCVRSGRLADALELFKDMQSHPHAQPDLITYSTVIKGLCCSSKEHALDAALGLFEQMQKDAKISPDAIVYNTLIQGAATRRNVTLVESLLLHMLQNKVKPSSYTLCQCVKLYGKCGDLARALELALELPRRFNFAMDSYVYTALIAACTHNRAPFLAATLALQATQENQELPPALLLRLANHLQQQRELAEREAMNSSLRELPLLQNVCSSELNGKVLGPYGVRKLSPAEEAKATVDAIIKLLKRAVGSTGAPGAREDREGSGEALSFASFSSPGDSSQRDGGRGAFATSRTAAGSKRSKRGGGQSVVPVVDRERGERVEKATAFSGVNGKRKPGNKVQETRAAADDGGPPGLHAGATSRGFGGRQGGESGPKTFAGQRKQLVNAGTPPPPQTAFKKSSVHASRVGGLPRGSGGLESTNLYPFEDMGLNLDFDGPRMRGRHSSGASSAVTTASFSKETARSGRKGHANNGRGGRRS from the exons ATGCCGACGTCTCTCAGCGGAGGCGTCTTCTGGTCCAAACTGGTCCAGCGGACGCCGGCAGCCGCAGCGTCGACTGCACCTGCTGCCTCTTCAGAAGCCTCACCTGCCCTGAAGCCGGCGTTTCTGCCCGCGGACCAGGCGGGCAGATCTACCAGAGCGTCCCAAAGCGGTGCTCTGACTGCTCCGCACTCTTCGCGGAAGGGAGCTTCGTTGACGGCGTCGACCGGCGGCGGCCGCGACCAGTCGTTCTTTTGGCCAGTCTTCGGTGGCTCCCCGCTCCAGATCTCTGGCGTCCTCATCCCGTACTACATCTGCCCTCTCCTTCCGAACTTCCCGAACGCAACTTTCTACAGCTACGACGGCTGCTTCGAGGCCGGCGCAGAGGGTCGTTCGAAGGAACGAACTCTCGCGAACTCCCCCCGCCAAAGCCTGGGCTTCGAGGACGACGCCTGCGGTTCCATCGCCTCGAGTCACTTCTGGGCTCCAGAGACGGTGCATCCGCTCGGACTCGCGGACGTCACGCCGCGCAGAGCAGAAGTCTTCCAGCCAGGTTGCCCGAACGGCCAGCTCTTCGGGAGCGAGGCGGACCTCAGCAGGTTTGCTCCCGTGTACCACCAGGCGCCCCTTGAAGGCTGCGCGCGCGCGCCGGTCTTTGGAGTTCACGCCGGACAGCCGGAAGCTGCGCTGGACAGCTCTGCGCATTCGGCTGCGCTCCTCGCGAACGCCGCACCCGCAGCCAGAGAGCCCGAGGCTGTCGGCCCCAAGCCGGAGACGAAacgccgtctgtctccgtcgttccACGGCCGACGAGGAAGTTTGACGTACTTCTTCCACCACTGCGTACCACGCAGAGTCCAGCATCTGCTACAGTGGTCGATTCCGaacttcctcgtcctcttcatcttcgcATGTGTACTGCCCGCCTGTCTGAAGTACCGAGCCCCCATTGCAATCGACTTCGCGATCGTCGGCCTGTTCCTCTCCAGCGTCTGGGGCTTCATCGCCATCAAGTCTGACGCTGCGTCCAAGATCGCCAGACGCTCGCAAGAGAAGGATGGGCCGGGGGAGAAGGAGCTTAAGCTCCAGGAGAAGAAGTGCAGGCTTCGCCCGTGTGCGACCCCGGCGGTGCGTGTCGAGACAGTCCGGAAGGTGGgtgagaaaacggagagaaggaactctCCGAAGAAGGACGTCGCGACCCTTGAAGCGACTCACGAGACCCGCACTGAGTGCCTGCTAGTTAAGccagaaaagcagacgacAGCGTATCAAGAGGCTTCGGACCAGCCCGCCGTCGATGACGACGAAAGCAAGCAGGTGCGTTCGGCATCAGACGATCTTGCTCTCTCACCCACGACGAATTCTGTTCTCGACAAAGACGAACAGTCCCCCGAGGAAGATGGACAGACCCTCTCCGCTCCTTGTGCCTCCACCCTCGAGACGTCGGAGGCTGCAGTGGAAGAGCCTGCCAGTgtcgaagacgaggaaccaTCGCCTGGATGCGACAGTGCCGATCCGGAGATCAGGGAGCCAGGAAGCAAGCAACCAGGGGGTTCTCTACCTCAGGACGGACAGACAGAGCGCGCTGTAGAGCAGAAGATTGAAACGTTTTCGAGTGCTTTGGtagaacgggagagagaagatgtgACAGTCACGAGCTGTGCGGGAGGAGAAACTGTTGCCAACGCTTCGCAGTGCCCTGAGGACCATTCGGACCTCTCTTTGTTGaacaaggaggaagacgcagcgaacATCGCGACCCGTCTAGCAGAAACCCTGCAGTCACTGCCAGCAATCTCTGAGTGCACGGAGAGTCAGACGGAAGACCAGGACCCCGAGAGCTCCGGGGACGCTTCGTTCGTGGTCGAGGCGGAGTCTGCAGCGCGTGTGGCTCCGGAGGCTTCTGCCGCCTCCCAAGTTGTATTCGCGGGTGAGGAGGTTGTCGATTCCCTGGATTCCGAGTTGGCCGCGCTTGCAGAGATATCTGCGGAAGTGGAAGAGtgtggagaaaacgcggaagagggcgaagcagaggaatCGTGTGTCCTGGAGACCGATCCGTcagcagaagcgcgagaaaaggagctCATAAGCGACTTGGCGTCCCCGTTCTGGGCGTCGCCCCCGGCGTTGACTGCGCGTCAGCCCCGGTGTACTGCAAAGAAGgcggtttccttctctccgtggAATGAGGAGAGGCCGACGGAGGCAGGtgaggcgacagaggccgCGCGCGAGGTCGAGCTAGGCCTGGCAGCCCAAAGTGGGTCCGAGCTCGGGAAGAGTCCCGAGGCGGAACGggcgggagaggaagcggagcCAGACTTTGGAGACGGTCTGCAGCGGTCGCACCGAGCGGCGCTGTCTCCAGCGCTGGCTCTTTTGTACGACGAGGACGTGTCAGTGTCGGAGGAGATTTTATCCTGTCAGTCTTTGACGGACGTCTCGCTGATGTCTCGTTCGCCCTCGACATGCGATGGAAACGAACGGGCGCTGTCGCGGCCGACAGCTTCTCTGGATTTGCGTGCGCGCGGGGAGACCTTTATCGCAGGCCTCCCAGAGACTCGAGACGAGGTCGACGTGGAGCGCGACTCCTCCTCCTCGAAGAGGATTGCAACTCCAATGCACATTGGCGTGGACGTCGACGAGGGCGGCATCGCGGGAAACGTGAAGTCGTTCTGCAGTcacgcgtctctcgcttcttccttcctgttggagagcgaggacgacCGGAGTGACCAGGCCTCGGGGGTGAATGGCTGCTTGGAGGCGACGttcgagagcgaagagccTCCGCTCCATACCACCTTCATGGCTGAGCAGCTCCGTCTGCCGCTCGCGGCGCTGACGGAGGGCTCAGAGCTCGTCGCGCAGGAACCCGAGGTCGAGAAGGTTCTCTGGAAAGTCGAAGACACGCAGAACACGACAGCGGAGGATTGTGCTTTCTCTTCGGTCTCCTCGAACGCGAGTCTCTTCCGCTCTCAGTCCCCCGAGACGCGCATCGCCGGCGCCCCAGCGCCTGCGCCGGGCGCCCCCAGCCTCTGCCTCCCAGTGGCAGCCTTCCCGGGGTTCGCGGGCACAGAAGCACCATTCCCCTTTGTCGCTTCTGTCCCGAACGGCGTGCGAGACTCGCGTCTCGCGTTCGGTGTGGGGTCCATCGAGCGTTTGCTCCGCGTCGAGGATGAGACTAAGCAGTCTGGCCCTCCGGGGCTCCGCGGCTTCCCCGCCGGCCACTCTGAGACCGCGAGCGAGGCGAACTTCCCGTTCGGAAGGTTCATCTCAGAGtccctctcgttctccccgACGGTTTCCTTCGGATCGGGGCCCCTCGGGTTCCAGTCCGCCCCCGCGTGCGGCCTGAACATCGAAGAGCTCCTCGACCTCGACAGTTTGGATGCGCAGGACCGGGATGATGTGCGGCAACTCAAGAAGCAACTGGGTCACGAGTCCGACGACGCCGCCATCCCCCAGGCTGCGACACCCTTCGTCCTCCCAGACGACCCTGCGGGCTCTGCCTCCCGCGCAGGCGCCCCGGCCTTCCCGCCCCCTCCACCCCTTAGGGCCCCACGCGCCACTGCGGCTCCGCCCGAAAACTGCCGGGCCTCCTCTGGGCCCCAGAGGCCCCACGCGGCGTCACTGCGCGCCCCGCCGCCGCCTGTCTCGCCCCCGCAGGACGAGGAGGCCCCGCCGCCGGCTACGGTGACCTCTCAACCGAACAGCTCGAAGCAGCGGATCGCGCTGCAGCACTACATGGCGCTCGTTCGCGAGTGCCACCGCACCAAGGACAGTCGCGGGGCGATTCGCGTTCTCGGGCGACTCCAAGCTGAAGGTCGCGTTGCTGCTGACACCCAGCTCCTCAATTACGTGCTGATGGTTTGTGTCTCCGCGAACGACCGCGTCATGACAG GGCAGTTGTTCAAGTTCATGGAGACGACGGGGTGCGCAGATTTGGTGACGTACAACACACTGGTGAAGAGCTTCACGGCAAACggggaactgcatgcggcagAGCAGGTGCTTGCTCGAATGGAGGGTCGCGAGAACACGTTGGAGGCGGAGCTGTCGGGTGCACATCTGGGGATGGGTTTCGAGGGCAAGTCGGAGAACGGGGTTTTGAATAGACCGAAGATCTCTCCGGACGAGGTGACTTTCAATCTGTTGGTGAACGCGGCGGTGAGCGCAGGCGACCCCGACAAGGCATGGGAGTACATTGACCGGATTAAGAAGGCGAATCTGCGTCCGGACAAGTTCACGATTAGTTCGATCATCAAGTCGCTGCAGCCGGGACAGAACGAGCAGCACACGCGGCGCGCGTTCGAGTTGATGGATCAGATCGATGCGTGCGAAGACCTTGTTCTCCTCAGCACCTGcatcgatgcatgcgcgcggcTGGGTGACCTGGACCGACTCGCCACACTCCTCGCGCGCTTCGAAGACTCCGACTTGAAGCCGAACGCGCATGCGTACGGGACGCTAATCAAGGCGTACGGGAAGCTCGGCAACGTGACCCGTGTCTGGGAGCTTTGGATGGAGCAGCAGCGCAGTGGCATCGAGGCCTCGAACTACACACTCGGGTGCATGATCGACTGTCTCGCGAGCAATGGATTGATGAACGAAGCCGTCGACCTGTTTGGGAAGAGCGTCGCGGCGGGGTCTGCCGACGCGGTGCTCTTCTCCATTCTGGTCAAGGGCCTCGCTCGATTCCGAAATCGCGGCCTGGAGGTTGCCCTCGGAGCGTACCGGCGCCTGAAGGAGAGCGACAACTCGGCCGCGGTGACTCCTGCTTCGAAGCCTGCTGCGGGGAGCCGCGCGCCAACCGGAGGCCCGTCTTGTGGGGTGGACGGTAGCCGTGAGAGTCGGAGACGCGGAGGCAGCAAGCGCCCCGTGGGGGGCGAGAAGGGGGACAAAGCCGGGGCTGCGCGCGATGGTGACGGGGAGGAGCATAGCTGCTATCTGAAGGCTCTCAACACCATTTCCTTTAACTCGCTCCTCCACCTCTGCGTGCGCTCCGGACGCCTGGCGGACGCTCTCGAACTCTTCAAAGACATGCAGTCCCACCCGCATGCGCAGCCGGATCTCATCACCTACAGCACAGTCATCAAGGGCCTCTGTTGCTCCTCCAAGGAGCACGCGCTAGACGCCGCCTTGGGCCTGTTCGAGCAGATGCAGAAGGACGCGAAGATCTCCCCAGATGCAATTGTGTACAATACCCTCATCCAGGGCGCGGCCACTCGCAGAAACGTCACTCTCGTTGAGTCGTTGCTTCTCCACATGCTCCAAAACAAAGTGAAACCCAGCAGCTACACGCTGTGTCAGTGCGTCAAGCTCTATG GCAAGTGCGGTGACCTCGCTCGCGCCCTGGAGCTTGCGCTCGAGCTTCCACGTCGTTTCAACTTCGCGATGGACAGCTACGTGTACACGGCGCTGATCGCTGCCTGCACACACAACCGGGCGCCGTTCCTGGCGGCGACGCTCGCCCTGCAGGCGACGCAGGAGAACCAGGAGTTACCTCCTGCtttgcttctgcgtctggcgAACcatctgcagcagcagcgggagctggccgagagagaagcgatgaACTCGAGCTTGCGAGAGTTGCCACTGCTTCAGAACGTGTGTTCGAGCGAGCTGAATGGAAAGGTTCTCGGTCCGTACGGGGTCCGAAAATTGTCCCcggcggaggaggcgaaggcgactgTCGACGCCATCATCAAGTTGCTGAAGCGCGCGGTCGGAAGCACCGGGGCTCCGGGGGCGAGGGAGGACCGCGAAGGTTCTGGGGAGGCCCTCTCattcgcgtctttctcgtctcctggcGACAGTTCACAGAGAGATGGGGGTCGCGGGGCCTTCGCGACGTCGCGCACCGCCGCTGGCAGCAAGCGGTCGAAGCGTGGTGGCGGCCAGTCCGTGGTTCCCGTTGTGGACCGAGAGCGCGgcgagagagtggagaaggcgaccgCGTTCTCCGGGGTAAACGGCAAGCGAAAGCCGGGAAACAAGGTCCAGGAGACCAGGGCGGCTGCGGACGACGGGGGCCCTCcaggtctgcatgcaggagcgACAAGCCGCGGGTTTGGCGGGCGCCAGGGTGGCGAGAGCGGCCCGAAGACATTTGCTGGGCAGCGCAAGCAGCTGGTGAACGCGGGGACGCCGCCTCCACCGCAGACTGCGTTCAAAAAGAGCTCGGTGCATGCAAGTCGAGTGGGGGGTTTGCCGCGAGGCAGCGGCGGACTGGAGAGCACGAACTTGTACCCCTTTGAGGACATGGGACTGAATTTGGATTTCGATGGCCCGCGCATGCGTGGGAGACACAGCAGCGGGGCGTCGAGCGCCGTCACGACTGCCAGCTTCTCAAAAGAAACCGCGAGAAGCGGGCGGAAGGGACATGCCAACAACGGGCGAGGGGGTCGTCGAAGTTAG
- a CDS encoding eukaryotic initiation factor-4A, putative (encoded by transcript TGME49_250770), protein MENNEDKQQQGQQAGGAAVAAPTPANDEVIETNYDEVVDSFDALKLNESLLRGIYSYGFEKPSAIQQRGIKPILDRHDTIGQAQSGTGKTATFAIAALQLIDYNINNCQVLILAPTRELAQQIQKVVLALGDYLQVRCHACVGGTVVRDDIAKLKAGVHMVVGTPGRVHDMMEKRHLRVDDMKLFIMDEADEMLSRGFKSQIYDVFKKLPPDVQVALFSATMPQDILELTTKFMRDPKRILVKNDELTLEGIRQFYVAVEKEDWKLETLCDLYETLTITQAIIYCNTRRKVDFLTSKMSERDFTVSSMHGDMDQKSREMIMREFRSGSTRVLITTDLLARGIDVQQVSLVINYDLPATKENYIHRIGRSGRFGRKGVAINFVTSSDVEQLKEIEKHYNTQIEEMPMEVAEFF, encoded by the exons ATGGAGAACAACGAAGATAAACAACAACAGGGGCAACAGGCAGGGGGAGCTGCCGTGGCAGCGCCTACGCCAGCCAACGACGAAGTCATCGAAACGAACTACGACGAAGTCGTTGACTCGTTCGATGCGTTGAAGCTTAACGAAAGCCTCCTCAGAGGTATTTACTCGTACGGTTTCGAGAAACCTTCGGCAATTCAGCAGCGTGGCATCAAGCCCATCCTCGACCGGCACGACACGATCGGCCAGGCTCAGTCGGGAACGGGTAAGACCGCCACTTTCGCGATCGCTGCCCTCCAGCTCATCGACTACAACATCAACAACTGCCAGGTTCTCATTCTGGCGCCGACCCGTGAATTGGCTCAGCAGATTCAGAAG GTCGTGTTGGCCCTCGGTGACTACCTGCAAGTCCGATGCCACGCATGTGTTGGAGGAACAGTTGTCCGCGATGACATTGCCAAGCTGAAGGCAGGTGTTCACATGGTTGTCGGGACCCCCGGGCGTGTTCACGACATGATGGAGAAGCGTCACCTCCGTGTCGACGACATGAAGCTCTTCATCATGGACGAAGCCGACGAGATGCTTTCTCGTGGTTTCAAGTCCCAGATCTACGACGTCTTCAAGAAGCTCCCCCCTGATGTACAGGTCGCCCTTTTCAGCGCCACGATGCCACAGGACATTTTGGAGCTGACAACGAAGTTCATGCGTGACCCCAAGCGTATTTTGGTGAAGAACGACGAACTGACCCTGGAAGGTATTAGGCAGTTCTACGTTGCcgtcgagaaggaagactGGAAACTCGAGACTCTCTGCGACCTGTACGAGACCTTGACCATCACTCAG GCCATTATCTACTGCAACACCCGCAGAAAGGTCGACTTCCTCACCAGCAAGATGTCCGAGCGCGACTTCACGGTGTCGTCGATGCACGGTGACATGGACCAGAAGAGTCGTGAGATGATTATGCGCGAGTTCCGCTCTGGTTCCACGCGTGTTCTCATTACCACAGATCTTTTGGCTCGTGGTATTGACGTCCAGCAAGTGTCGCTTGTCATCAACTACGACTTGCCCGCGACAAAGGAGAACTACATTCACCGTATTGGTCGTTCTGGTCGTTTCGGTAGGAAGGGTGTTGCCATCAACTTTGTGACGTCCAGCGACGTGGAGCAGCTCAAGGAGATTGAGAAGCACTACAACACTCAGATTGAGGAAATGCCCATGGAAGTCGCGGAGTTCTTCTAG